One window of the Verrucomicrobiales bacterium genome contains the following:
- a CDS encoding DUF1501 domain-containing protein translates to MIPHLEALQNLTRRHFLHRSANGVGALALGSLLANASRSDAIPAADPLSPKPPHFRAPAKRVIYLHLTGSPPHLDLFDYKPELVKRNGQDCPDAFLKGKRFAFTSGTPKLLGTPRTFKQYGQGGVWLSDALPHLQGVADDLCVVRSMTTDQFNHAPAELLVYTGSPRSGRPSFGSWVTYGLGSDNENLPGFVVLISSGVQPNGGRNSFGSGFLPSVYQGVQCRSKGDPVLYASDPAGFDRELRRMSLDTLRDLNQIQGKELGHPETQTRIAQYELAYRMQVSVPEVMDINRESADTLAAYGAKPGEASFANNCLLARRLVEQGVRYVQLFDWGWDFHGTGPSEDIRDGLTKKCATMDRPVAALIRDLKQRGLLDETLVVLGGEFGRTPFREGRTAKSDILGRDHFPDCYSMMLAGGGIRGGTMYGESDELGFSVAQDKVHVHDLQATMLHLLGFNHERLTYRFQGRDYRLTDVHGQVVRGILA, encoded by the coding sequence ATGATCCCCCATCTCGAAGCCTTACAGAACCTGACTCGGCGGCATTTTTTACATCGCTCTGCCAATGGAGTGGGAGCCTTGGCTCTGGGATCGCTGTTGGCCAACGCCTCGCGATCCGATGCCATCCCGGCGGCTGATCCGCTGTCCCCCAAACCGCCGCATTTTCGAGCACCCGCCAAAAGGGTGATCTACCTGCACCTGACAGGATCGCCGCCGCACTTGGATTTGTTTGACTACAAGCCTGAGTTGGTGAAGCGAAACGGGCAGGATTGCCCGGACGCGTTTTTGAAAGGCAAGCGGTTCGCTTTCACCTCGGGGACCCCTAAGCTGCTGGGCACCCCGCGTACCTTCAAACAGTATGGTCAGGGGGGCGTTTGGCTGTCGGATGCCCTGCCGCACTTGCAGGGCGTCGCTGACGATCTGTGCGTGGTTCGTTCCATGACCACGGACCAGTTCAATCATGCGCCTGCTGAGCTGTTGGTCTACACCGGCTCTCCTCGGTCTGGGCGACCGTCCTTTGGATCCTGGGTGACGTATGGATTGGGGTCGGACAATGAGAATCTGCCCGGCTTTGTCGTTCTGATTTCGAGCGGGGTGCAGCCGAACGGCGGTCGTAACTCCTTCGGTAGCGGTTTCCTCCCTTCGGTGTATCAGGGAGTCCAGTGTCGTTCCAAAGGCGATCCGGTGCTTTACGCCTCGGATCCGGCGGGATTTGATCGAGAACTGCGACGCATGAGTTTGGATACGCTCAGGGATTTGAATCAAATTCAGGGGAAGGAGCTAGGGCATCCCGAAACCCAGACCCGTATCGCTCAGTACGAGCTGGCCTATCGGATGCAGGTTTCCGTTCCTGAGGTCATGGATATTAACCGGGAGTCGGCCGATACCCTGGCGGCGTATGGAGCGAAGCCGGGGGAAGCCAGCTTCGCCAATAACTGCTTGCTGGCCCGGCGTCTGGTGGAGCAGGGGGTCCGCTACGTTCAGCTTTTTGATTGGGGCTGGGATTTCCACGGTACAGGCCCGAGTGAGGATATCCGGGATGGACTCACCAAGAAATGTGCGACGATGGATCGGCCGGTGGCGGCTTTGATCCGCGACTTGAAGCAGCGCGGCCTTCTCGATGAGACGTTAGTGGTGTTGGGCGGCGAGTTCGGTCGAACTCCGTTCCGAGAAGGACGGACCGCCAAGAGTGATATCCTCGGCCGCGATCATTTCCCGGACTGCTACAGCATGATGCTCGCGGGTGGCGGCATTCGCGGCGGCACGATGTATGGGGAATCCGATGAGCTGGGCTTTAGCGTCGCCCAGGACAAGGTCCACGTTCACGATCTTCAGGCCACGATGCTTCATCTCCTGGGATTCAATCACGAACGTCTCACCTACCGGTTCCAGGGCCGGGACTATAGGCTCACCGATGTCCACGGCCAAGTGGTTCGCGGAATCCTTGCCTAA